One part of the Trypanosoma brucei brucei TREU927 chromosome 4, complete sequence genome encodes these proteins:
- a CDS encoding receptor-type adenylate cyclase GRESAG 4, putative: MVTFMRELYVRDGAVTYLVFSLLLQVLTASSLANDKIQVKVYNMLYSNKISAKIYDPIIAGFNASITNGNPPSGANVEVVYVPPMDDSKYADYLGKHMTTNDGKELPVILGPVGDKNTLGLLKYFKEKNVTSFSPFTGSSKVRSWNPNLYFLTASPAAEMLALLRYAITQLRLHRLGFMYLKDVSYGDDEYKLAVELTTRMDRKLCGVFALKSQIGKESDDSSFSAEWNKFANARPQGVIVFGSPIPDTKKFLMKSLEDERTKGGYLLIPSTLQYVIKNKWAKELGRDRFVPDKIIITGTNPLAKDDGYDAIKRFKDDMAKYLKLNRNNFSKDNWNVNLNVDESNFTEQDTEAELMVDGWIAGEVLKQALSCREWLTSRDAFITSLYNQRRYVIDDIVVGDFGGECRGMAGERGASCLCNQGGNVVYMKKMGKDLRLYPMKEGVLALTSSRCYRDLSQLYAPLSGIMFKLTDDPKALRTAEAIYDGAFYVVGKGQLGHSDRFFLHWLSSKSHDTSTALYDEVEKRVVTAVFGVVDDSLLSTKGMAFIDPITLTPQLSNPRRNVIHLSPTLEQQLFVIVEHIIQNGAGKMHAIVRSGDTRGVRKVLQKTLKYFNASLSSFVASGEGSTLRDKLPTAGEVLVAGLISDDIPIILSHLGKHHNVRIFVPFFDVALLYDELVSAFRDKPFADRLLFATNLPHWGDKNTKSDMVREFHRVVRDESKWKPLSLLGYVAARAMINVLQRMGHVTPEELVDAIFSQSVITVDDMRYGPFDDKCTKKSLFGKKQCAVNYGATHISVWSMSRVLNPSVSPVVTHVTPSMKYGDTEGFRLKRGHIAAIAVSCVVVLALFVTVLVLVIRSSRRNARDNNNAPKEPTDPVTLIFTDIESSTAQWAAHPEQMPDLVATHHRLIRSLITRYECYEVKTVGDSFMIACKSPFAAAQLACDLQRDFLNHDWKTTELDESYREFERKRAEDDSDYTPPTASLDPEVYRQLWNGLRVRVGIHTGLCDIRHDEVTKGYDYYGRTSNMAARTESVGNGGQVLMTRSTYLSLSGEEREQLNVTPLGDVPLRGVPKPVEMYQLNAVPGRTFAALRLDREAEEEEDNVTGSITSESGSFAHGLNATAQQVAGCIDALLGTFPATQRQKMLATFCERWRVKKPPGMDAWNEASCRCVTRRIAAKVGCVMDFGTRNTSGSGGSFERGGSLFSPRGAAAVTLSSSSSSSCVEGRCGTVQLIEQENVSAAS, from the coding sequence ATGGTTACCTTCATGCGTGAATTGTATGTTAGAGATGGCGCAGTCACTTACCTAGTGTTTTCTCTGTTACTACAGGTGCTGACTGCATCATCACTTGCAAATGATAAAATACAGGTGAAGGTATACAACATGTTATACAGTAACAAGATTTCAGCAAAGATATATGATCCTATTATTGCAGGCTTCAACGCATCCATTACCAACGGAAACCCGCCGTCAGGTGCTAATGTGGAAGTGGTATATGTTCCGCCCATGGATGATTCTAAATATGCTGACTATCTCGGGAAACACATGACAACCAATGATGGTAAGGAACTCCCTGTTATACTGGGACCTGTGGGTGATAAAAACACTCTAGGTCTCTTGAAAtatttcaaagaaaagaatgtgaCTAGTTTCTCACCCTTCACAGGATCCAGTAAGGTACGCAGTTGGAATCCTAATCTGTACTTCCTGACAGCATCACCCGCTGCTGAGATGCTTGCTCTTCTCCGTTATGCTATCACTCAGTTACGGTTACATCGGCTGGGTTTCATGTACTTGAAAGATGTTTcttatggtgatgatgaatatAAGCTTGCTGTGGAATTGACAACACGGATGGATCGCAAACTGTGCggtgtttttgcattgaAGAGTCAAATTGGTAAGGAATCGGATGACAGTAGCTTCAGTGCGGAGTGGAATAAGTTTGCAAATGCTCGACCTCAGGGTGTGATTGTATTTGGCTCTCCAATCCCTGATACGAAGAAATTCCTAATGAAATCATTAGAAGATGAAAGGACAAAAGGTGGATATTTGCTCATACCCTCTACACTCCAATATGTCATCAAGAACAAGTGGGCAAAGGAATTGGGTAGAGACAGGTTTGTGCCTGataagataataataactgggACTAATCCACTTGCGAAGGATGATGGCTATGATGCAATCAAACGATTCAAGGATGATATGGCAAAGTACCTGAAACTTAACAGAAATAATTTTTCGAAAGATAATTGGAATGTTAACTTAAATGTTGACGAAAGCAACTTCACCGAGCAAGACACTGAAGCTGAGCTGATGGTTGACGGATGGATTGCTGGAGAGGTATTGAAACAAGCACTGAGTTGTCGCGAATGGCTAACTAGCAGGGATGCATTTATTACATCACTTTACAATCAACGTCGTTATGTAATTGatgatattgttgttggtgactttggtggtgagtgccgtGGTATGGCGGGTGAGCGGGGTGCATCATGTTTATGTAATCAGGGTGGGAATGTGGTGTACATGAAGAAGATGGGAAAGGATCTCCGTCTGTACCCTATGAAGGAAGGTGTATTAGCTCTTACTTCATCTCGCTGCTATCGAGACCTGTCACAGCTGTACGCCCCATTGAGTGGCATCATGTTTAAACTAACTGATGACCCAAAGGCACTGCGTACTGCAGAGGCAATATACGATGGTGCcttttatgttgttggaaagggtcAACTTGGTCACTCTGATAGATTCTTTTTACACTGGCTATCCTCGAAATCTCATGACACTTCTACAGCTCTGtatgatgaagtggagaagcgagttgtaactgctgtgtttggtgttgtggatgattCGTTACTGTCGACGAAGGGTATGGCATTCATCGATCCTATAACACTCACACCACAACTGAGTAACCCCAGAAGGAATGTGATCCACCTGTCACCAACACTTGAGCAACAACTATTCGTGATAGTTGAGCATATCATACAAAATGGTGCAGGAAAGATGCATGCCATTGTGCGTAGTGGTGATACGAGAGGagttaggaaagtgttgcagAAGACTCTTAAATATTTTAACGCGTCATTAAGCTCCTTTGTTGCGAGTGGTGAAGGTTCTACTTTGAGAGACAAGCTACCGACTGCAGGTGAGGTATTAGTTGCAGGTCTCATCTCAGATGATATCCCCATAATCCTCTCTCACCTTGGCAAACACCATAATGTGCGTATCTTCGTCCCGTTCTTTGATGTTGCGTTACTCTATGATGAACTTGTGAGTGCCTTCCGTGACAAGCCATTTGCTGACCGTCTGCTATTCGCAACGAATCTGCCACATTGGGGAGATAAGAACACAAAATCCGATATGGTACGTGAGTTCCACAGAGTTGTACGAGATGAGTCGAAGTGGAAGCCATTGTCATTACTTGGATATGTCGCCGCACGTGCAATGATAAATGTCCTGCAACGTATGGGACATGTAACACCGGAGGAGCTTGTAGACGCCATCTTCAGCCAATCTGTCATTACAGTTGATGATATGCGATATGGTCCTTTTGATGACAAGTGTACTAAAAAAAGTTTGTTCGGTAAGAAGCAGTGTGCTGTGAACTATGGTGCGACGCATATTTCTGTATGGTCGATGTCACGTGTCCTGAATCCTTCCGTGTCTCCTGTGGTGACTCACGTCACACCCTCGATGAAATACGGTGACACAGAAGGGTTTCGACTTAAGAGAGGACACATTGCTGCTATTGCAGTCAGCTGCGTTGTTGTATTGGCACTGTTTGTTACGGTTCTGGTACTTGTCATAAGATCATCACGCCGGAACGCccgtgacaataataatgctcCCAAGGAACCAACAGACCCCGTAACATTAATATTCACTGATATCGAGAGCAGTACAGCGCAGTGggcagcacaccctgagcAAATGCCTGACCTTGTGGCAACACATCACCGTTTGATCCGCTCCCTCATCACACGGTATGAGTGCTACGAAGTGAAAACTGTTGGAGACTCTTTTATGATTGCGTGTAAAAGTCCCTTCGCTGCTGCACAACTCGCATGTGACTTGCAACGTGATTTTCTAAACCATGACTGGAAGACCACTGAGCTTGATGAGTCTTACCGTGAATTCGAACGAAAGCGTGCGGAAGATGACAGTGATTACACACCACCAACTGCGAGCCTGGACCCTGAGGTTTATCGGCAACTGTGGAATGggttgcgtgtacgtgtgggGATTCATACTGGATTGTGTGATATTCGTCATGATGAAGTAACGAAAGGTTACGACTATTATGGACGCACATCCAACATGGCAGCACGCACGGAGAGTGTTGGTAAcggtggtcaggtgctgatgacgcGCTCAACATACCTGTCACTGAGTGGTGAAGAGCGTGAGCAACTTAATGTAACGCCTTTGGGTGATGTGCCGCTACGTGGTGTGCCGAAGcctgtggaaatgtaccagttgAATGCTGTACCTGGCCGTACCTTTGCTGCTCTGCGCCTTGACCGTgaagctgaggaggaagaagataatGTAACTGGTAGTATCACCAGTGAGTCGGGATCTTTCGCACATGGTTTAAATGCCACTGCCCAACAAGTTGCTGGTTGTATTGATGCTCTGCTTGGCACATTCCCTGCTACCCAGCGACAGAAGATGCTTGCAACTttttgtgagcgttggcgtGTTAAGAAACCCCCAGGTATGGATGCTTGGAATGAAGCCAGTTGCCGCTGTGTCACTCGTCGGATTGCTGCGAAGGTGGGTTGTGTTATGGATTTTGGAACGAGAAATACCTCTGGTAGCGGTGGATCTTTTGAAAGGGGCGGAAGTCTCTTCTCTCCCCGAGGAGCAGCTGCCGTAACgctttcttcatcctcaagTTCCTCCTGCGTTGAGGGACGCTGTGGTACCGTGCAATTGATTGAACAGGAAAATGTTAGCGCTGCCAGCTAA
- a CDS encoding receptor-type adenylate cyclase GRESAG 4, putative (similar to GB:AAF69135.1: adenylyl cyclase {Trypanosoma brucei} (PMID:11166383)), which produces MVTFMRELYVRDGAVTYLVFSLLLQVLTASSLANDKIQVKVYNMLYSNKISAKIYDPIIAGFNASITNGNPPSGANVEVVYVPPKNDSDYVGHLNSETSFSNDNNGEELPVILGPVGDKNTLGLLKYFKEKNVISFSPFTGSSKVRSWNPNLYFLTASPAAEMLALLRYAITQLRLHRLGFMYLKDVSYGDDEYKLAVELTTRMDRKLCGVFALKSQIGKESDDSSFSAEWDKFANTRPQGVIVFGSPINDTKKFLMKSLEDERTKGGYLLIPSTLQYVIENKWEKELGRDRFVPDKIIITGTNPLAKDDGYDAIKRFKGDMAKYLKEKKDILSGTGQWNVNLNVDESNFTEQDTEAELMVDGWIAGEVLKQALSCREWLTSRDAFITSLYNQRRYVIDDIVVGDFGGECRGMAGERGASCLCNQGGNVVYMKKMGKDLRLYPMKEGVLALTSSRCYRDLSQLYAPLSGIMFKLTDDPKALRTAEAIYDGAFYVVGKGQLGHSDRFFLHWLSSKSHDTSTALYDEVEKRVVTAVFGVVDDSLLSTKGMAFIDPITLTPQLSNPRRNVIHLSPTLEQQLFVIVEHIIQNGAGKMHAIVRSGDTKDIGEMLNKTLDYFFASLSSFVASGEGSTLRDKLPTAGEVLVAGLISDDIPIILSHLGKHHNVRIFVPFFDVALLYDELVSAFRDKPFADRLLFATNLPHWGDKNTESDLVREFHRVVRDESKWKPLSLLGYVTARAMINVLQRMGHVTPEELVDAIFSQSVITVDDMRYGPFDDKCTNGASFEEKHCAVNYGATHISVWSMSRVLNPSVSPVVTHVTPSMKYDEPKWIRLIYKHIAAVAVSCVVVLALFVTVLVLVIRSSRRNARDNNNAPKEPTDPVTLIFTDIESSTAQWAAHPEQMPDLVATHHRLIRSLITRYECYEVKTVGDSFMIACKSPFAAAQLACDLQRDFLNHDWKTTELDESYREFERKRAEDDSDYTPPTASLDPEVYRQLWNGLRVRVGIHTGLCDIRHDEVTKGYDYYGRTSNMAARTESVGNGGQVLMTRSTYLSLSGKEREQINVTPLGDVPLRGVPKPVEMYQLNAVPGRTFAALRLDREFEEEEDNVTGSITSGSGSPERGLTATAQQVAGCIDALLGTFPATQRQKMLATFCERWRVKKPPGMDAWNEASCRCVTRRIAAKVGCVMDFGTRNTSGSVASFERGGSLFSPGGAAAIMLASSSSSSCVEGRCGTVQLIEQENVSAAS; this is translated from the coding sequence ATGGTTACCTTCATGCGTGAATTGTATGTTAGAGATGGCGCAGTCACTTACCTAGTGTTTTCTCTGTTACTACAGGTGCTGACTGCATCATCACTTGCAAATGATAAAATACAGGTGAAGGTATACAACATGTTATACAGTAACAAGATTTCAGCAAAGATATATGATCCTATTATTGCAGGCTTCAACGCATCCATTACCAACGGGAACCCGCCGTCAGGTGCTAATGTGGAAGTGGTATATGTTCCACCGAAGAATGATTCAGATTATGTTGGTCATTTAAATAGCGAAACGTCCTTTAGCAACGACAATAATGGTGAGGAACTCCCTGTTATACTGGGACCTGTGGGTGATAAAAACACTCTAGGTCTCTTGAAAtatttcaaagaaaagaatgtgaTTAGTTTCTCACCCTTCACAGGATCCAGTAAGGTACGCAGTTGGAATCCTAATCTGTACTTCCTGACAGCATCACCCGCTGCTGAGATGCTTGCTCTTCTCCGTTATGCTATCACTCAGTTACGGTTACATCGGCTGGGTTTCATGTACTTGAAAGATGTTTcttatggtgatgatgaatatAAGCTTGCTGTGGAATTGACAACACGGATGGATCGCAAACTGTGCggtgtttttgcattgaAGAGTCAAATTGGTAAGGAATCGGATGACAGTAGCTTCAGTGCGGAGTGGGATAAGTTTGCAAATACTCGACCTCAGGGTGTGATTGTATTTGGCTCTCCAATCAATGATACGAAGAAATTCCTAATGAAATCATTAGAAGATGAAAGGACAAAAGGTGGATATTTGCTCATACCCTCTACACTCCAATATGTCATTGAGAATAAGTGGGAAAAGGAATTGGGTAGAGACAGGTTTGTGCCTGataagataataataactgggACTAATCCACTTGCGAAGGATGATGGCTATGATGCAATCAAACGATTCAAGGGTGATATGGCAAAGtacctgaaggaaaagaaagatattcTGAGTGGCACTGGACAATGGAATGTTAACCTAAATGTTGACGAAAGCAACTTCACCGAGCAAGACACTGAAGCTGAGCTGATGGTTGACGGATGGATTGCTGGAGAGGTATTGAAACAAGCACTGAGTTGTCGCGAATGGCTGACTAGCAGGGATGCATTTATTACATCACTTTACAATCAACGTCGTTATGTAATTGatgatattgttgttggtgactttggtggtgagtgccgtGGTATGGCGGGTGAGCGGGGTGCATCATGTTTATGTAATCAGGGTGGGAATGTGGTGTACATGAAGAAGATGGGAAAGGATCTCCGTCTGTACCCTATGAAGGAAGGTGTATTAGCTCTTACTTCATCTCGCTGCTATAGAGACCTGTCACAGCTGTACGCCCCATTGAGTGGCATCATGTTTAAACTAACTGATGACCCAAAGGCACTGCGTACTGCAGAGGCAATATACGATGGTGCcttttatgttgttggaaagggtcAACTTGGTCACTCTGATAGATTCTTTTTACACTGGCTATCCTCGAAATCTCATGATACTTCTACAGCTCTGtatgatgaagtggagaagcgagttgtaactgctgtgtttggtgttgtggatgattCGTTACTGTCGACGAAGGGTATGGCATTCATCGATCCCATAACACTCACACCACAACTGAGTAACCCCAGAAGGAATGTGATCCACCTGTCACCAACACTTGAGCAACAACTATTCGTGATAGTTGAGCATATCATACAAAATGGTGCTGGAAAGATGCATGCCATTGTGCGTAGTGGTGATACGAAAGATATTGGAGAGATGCTGAACAAAACACTTGACTACTTTTTTGCGTCATTAAGCTCCTTTGTTGCGAGTGGTGAAGGTTCTACTTTGAGAGACAAGCTACCGACTGCAGGTGAGGTATTAGTTGCAGGTCTCATCTCAGATGATATCCCCATAATCCTCTCTCACCTTGGCAAACACCATAATGTGCGTATCTTTGTCCCGTTCTTTGATGTTGCGTTACTCTATGATGAACTTGTGAGTGCCTTCCGTGACAAGCCATTTGCTGACCGTCTGCTATTCGCAACGAATCTGCCACATTGGGGAGATAAGAACACGGAATCCGATTTGGTACGTGAGTTCCACAGAGTTGTACGAGATGAGTCGAAGTGGAAGCCATTGTCATTACTTGGATATGTCACCGCACGTGCAATGATAAATGTCCTGCAACGTATGGGACATGTAACGCCGGAGGAGCTTGTAGACGCCATCTTCAGCCAATCTGTCATTACAGTTGATGATATGCGATATGGTCCTTTTGATGACAAGTGTACTAACGGAGCTTCATTTGAAGAGAAACACTGTGCTGTGAACTATGGTGCGACGCATATTTCTGTATGGTCGATGTCACGTGTTCTGAATCCTTCCGTGTCTCCTGTGGTGACTCACGTCACACCCTCGATGAAGTATGATGAACCAAAATGGATTCGACTAATATATAAGCATATTGCTGCTGTAGCAGTCAGCTGCGTTGTTGTATTGGCACTGTTTGTTACGGTTCTGGTACTTGTCATAAGATCATCACGCCGGAACGCccgtgacaataataatgctcCCAAGGAACCAACAGACCCCGTAACATTAATATTCACTGATATCGAGAGCAGTACAGCGCAGTGggcagcacaccctgagcAAATGCCTGACCTTGTGGCAACACATCACCGTTTGATCCGCTCCCTCATCACACGGTATGAGTGCTACGAAGTGAAAACTGTTGGAGACTCTTTTATGATTGCGTGTAAAAGTCCCTTCGCTGCTGCACAACTCGCATGTGACTTGCAACGTGATTTTCTAAACCATGACTGGAAGACCACTGAGCTTGATGAGTCTTACCGTGAATTCGAACGAAAGCGTGCGGAAGATGACAGTGATTACACACCACCAACTGCGAGCCTGGACCCTGAGGTTTATCGGCAACTGTGGAATGggttgcgtgtacgtgtgggGATTCATACTGGATTGTGTGATATTCGTCATGATGAAGTAACGAAAGGTTACGACTATTATGGACGCACATCCAACATGGCAGCACGCACGGAGAGTGTTGGTAAcggtggtcaggtgctgatgacgcGCTCAACATACCTGTCACTGAGTGGTAAAGAGCGTGAGCAAATTAATGTAACGCCTTTGGGTGATGTGCCGCTACGTGGTGTGCCGAAGcctgtggaaatgtaccagttgAATGCTGTACCTGGCCGTACCTTTGCTGCTCTGCGCCTTGACCGTGAAtttgaggaggaagaagataatGTAACTGGTAGTATCACCAGTGGGTCGGGATCTCCTGAACGTGGTTTAACTGCCACTGCCCAACAAGTTGCTGGTTGCATTGATGCTCTGCTTGGCACATTCCCTGCTACCCAGCGACAGAAGATGCTTGCAACTttttgtgagcgttggcgtGTTAAGAAACCCCCAGGTATGGATGCTTGGAATGAAGCCAGTTGCCGCTGTGTCACTCGTCGGATTGCTGCGAAGGTGGGTTGTGTTATGGATTTTGGAACGAGAAATACCTCTGGTAGTGTGGCTTCTTTTGAAAGGGGCGGAAGTCTCTTCTCACCTGGAGGAGCAGCTGCTATAATGCTTGCTTCATCCTCAAGTTCCTCCTGCGTTGAGGGACGCTGTGGTACCGTGCAATTGATTGAACAGGAAAATGTTAGCGCTGCCAGCTAA